The Lycium ferocissimum isolate CSIRO_LF1 chromosome 10, AGI_CSIRO_Lferr_CH_V1, whole genome shotgun sequence genome window below encodes:
- the LOC132035262 gene encoding enoyl-CoA hydratase 2, peroxisomal-like: MAGPGSSEFDPESIISYKFPETSYTYTERDAAIYALGIGACGKDAVDDKELKYVYNADGQEFIQVLPTFAALFLHGVIAEIAKIPGLQYDPHRLLHGQQYIEIYKPLPSSGCILNKVSVAGLHDKGKATLLEIEFVSYEKESGELLCMNRMSIYLRGVGGFSKSSRPYSYSRNPSSQTAFPKIPQSQPFAILEECTQASQALLFTLSGQFDPLHSDPMVANIAGFSRPILHGLCTLGFAVRAIIGRICRGDHTLIKSISGRFLLHVYPGETLSTEMWPEGSRVIYQVKVKERNRAVLSGFVDLDRVNSSL; the protein is encoded by the exons ATGGCGGGCCCTGGAAGTTCTGAGTTTGATCCAGAATCTATCATTTCTTACAAATTTCCCGAG ACTTCATATACTTACACTGAAAG GGATGCCGCTATTTATGCCTTAGGCATCGGAGCATGTGGAAAGGATGCTGTTGATGACAAAGAGCTCAAATATGTCTATAATGCAGATGGTCAGGAATTCATCCAG GTCTTGCCAACTTTTGCTGCTCTGTTCCTTCATGGAGTAATTGCAGAAATTGCAAAGATTCCGGGCTTGCA ATATGATCCGCACCGTCTACTGCACGGACAACAATACATTGAAATCTACAAGCCACTTCCTTCTAGTGGTTGT ATACTAAACAAAGTGAGCGTTGCAGGATTGCACGACAAAG GTAAAGCAACTCTTCTtgaaattgaatttgtaagttaCGAGAAAGAGTCTGGTGAACTGCTGTGCATGAACCG GATGTCTATTTATTTGAGAGGTGTGGGTGGCTTCTCAAAGTCATCTCGGCCTTATTCTTACTCTAGAAATCCAAGTAGTCAAACTGCTTTCCCTAAAATCCCCCAAAGTCAACCTTTTGCTATTTTGGAGGAATGTACGCAAGCATCGCAG GCTTTGCTGTTTACTCTATCTGGTCAGTTCGATCCCTTGCATTCAGATCCTATGGTTGCAAATATTGCAGG ATTTTCTCGCCCGATATTGCATGGGCTGTGCACACTTGGATTTGCAGTTAGGGCTATCATTGGACGTATTTGCCGAGGTGACCACACCTTGATCAAGAGCATATCTGGCAGATTTTTGCTACACGTCTATCCAGGTGAAACCTTAAGCACAGAAATGTGGCCTGAAGGCTCGAG AGTCATATATCAGGTGAAGGTTAAAGAACGCAACAGGGCAGTTCTTTCGGGATTTGTTGATCTTGATCGTGTTAATTCGTCTCTGTGA
- the LOC132033071 gene encoding L-ascorbate oxidase homolog — protein sequence MVPLKLAVMVFLALVVNIVVAEDPYKFFNWNVTYGTIWPLGVPQQGILINGQFPGPDIHSVTNDNLIINVFNSLDEPFLLSWNGIQNRRNSFEDGVYGTTCPIPPGKNYTFTLQVKDQIGSFYYFPSLAFHKAAGGFGGIRILSRPRIPVPFPEPADDYTILIGDWYKKNHTALKKILDGGKKLPFPDGILINGRGPNGVTFTVEQGKTYRLRISNIGLQNSLNFRVEGHKMTLVEVEGTHTLQTTYSSLDVHVGQSYSVLITANQEAKDHYIVVSSRFTTPVLTTTGVLHYSGSNKPVSGPPPGGPTIQIDWSLNQARSIRTNLSASGPRPNPQGSYHYGMINTTRTIRLASSAGQVNGKQRYAVNSVSFVPLDTPLKLLDYFKVGGFKVGSINDAPTGGGIYQDRSVLGADYRKFIEIIFENNEDIVQSWHLDGYSFWVVGMDGGQWTQASRDGYNLRDAVARCTAQVYPKSWTAIYIALDNVGMWNLRTEFWARQYLGQQLYMRVYTDSTSLRDEYPIPRNARLCGKVAGRHTRPL from the exons ATGGTGCCGCTAAAACTTGCGGTTATGGTGTTTTTAGCACTAGTTGTGAATATAGTAGTAGCAGAAGATCCTTACAAATTCTTCAATTGGAATGTTACTTATGGCACTATTTGGCCTCTTGGAGTTCCTCAACAG GGAATTTTGATCAATGGCCAATTTCCTGGTCCTGATATTCACTCTGTCACCAATGACAATCTCATTATCAACGTTTTCAATAGCTTGGATGAGCCTTTTCTTCTGTCCTG GAACGGGATACAGAACAGGAGAAACTCATTTGAAGACGGAGTATATGGAACAACATGCCCGATACCCCCTGGGAAAAATTACACATTTACTCTACAAGTGAAGGATCAAATTGGGAGTTTCTACTACTTCCCATCTCTTGCATTCCACAAAGCTGCCGGTGGTTTTGGAGGAATTAGGATTCTCAGCAGGCCTAGAATCCCCGTTCCTTTCCCGGAACCTGCAGACGATTACACCATCCTCATTGGAGATTGGTACAAGAAGAATCACACG GCcttgaaaaaaattcttgatggAGGCAAGAAGTTACCTTTTCCTGATGGCATTCTGATCAACGGTCGTGGCCCTAATGGTGTTACTTTCACCGTCGAGCAAG GGAAAACTTATAGACTGAGGATATCCAATATTGGATTGCAAAATTCACTTAACTTCCGTGTTGAAGGACACAAAATGACATTAGTTGAAGTAGAGGGAACACACACATTGCAAACAACTTATTCCTCACTTGATGTTCATGTTGGCCAATCCTATTCAGTCCTCATTACAGCTAATCAAGAAGCAAAAGACCACTACATCGTTGTTTCATCCCGTTTCACAACTCCGGTCCTCACCACCACCGGTGTACTACACTATAGTGGCTCTAACAAACCCGTTTCCGGCCCTCCTCCTGGTGGACCTACCATTCAAATCGACTGGTCCCTTAACCAAGCCCGCTCCATTAG GACAAACTTGTCAGCAAGTGGACCAAGGCCAAACCCACAAGGATCATATCATTATGGTATGATCAACACAACTAGAACCATCAGACTTGCCAGCTCTGCTGGTCAAGTAAATGGCAAGCAAAGATATGCAGTCAACAGTGTGTCGTTTGTGCCACTTGATACTCCTCTTAAGCTCCTCGACTACTTCAAGGTTGGTGGATTCAAAGTTGGAAGCATTAACGATGCCCCAACCGGTGGAGGAATTTACCAAGACAGGTCAGTCCTAGGCGCCGATTATAGGAAATTCATTGAGATAATATTCGAGAACAATGAGGACATCGTCCAGAGCTGGCATCTTGATGGCTACTCTTTCTGGGTTGTAGG GATGGATGGAGGTCAGTGGACTCAAGCTAGTAGGGACGGATACAATCTTCGTGATGCAGTTGCACGTTGCACAGCTCAg GTGTATCCCAAGTCATGGACCGCGATATACATTGCATTGGACAATGTGGGAATGTGGAACCTTAGGACTGAATTTTGGGCACGACAGTACCTCGGACAACAACTATACATGAGAGTTTACACGGATTCAACCTCATTGAGAGACGAATATCCGATTCCAAGGAACGCTCGTCTTTGTGGCAAGGTGGCTGGCCggcacacacggccactttaa